AGCAGCTCCCACACCGCGACCCGCAGGATCGCGCGGTCCACGGCCGGTAGCCGCTCCAGCGTCCAGCCCTGCAGGTGCGAGGTGATCAGTTCATCGATATGGGCCGTGTTCGCCGTGACGCCCTGCGCGACGGTCACCGTGTACGGATTCAGCGCCGACACGTCCACGTTGGCCTCGGCCAGCGCAGTGCGCCCCTCGGCGACCTCGGCCGGGGTCAGACCCCGGGCCTCGGCCTCGAACAGCAGGTCGACGGCACGCTTACGCGCCTGATGCCGACCCTTGTCACCCTTGCGGTCGGCCATATCAGGAGTTCACACGCCCCAGATAACTGCCGTCGCGCGAATCCACCTTGAGTTTGTCGCCGGTGTTGATGAACAGCGGAACCTGGATCTCGGCCCCTGTTTCCAGGGTCGCCGGCTTGGTGCCCGCGCTGGAGCGGTCGCCCTGCAGGCCGGGCTCGGTGCTGGCGACCTCGAGCTCGACGGTCACCGGCAGTTCCAGGTACAGCGGCGCGCCCTCGTTGAACGCGATCTGCACCGGCATGCCCTCCAGCAGGAAATCTGCCAGCCGGCCCACCAGCGGCTCCGGCAGCGGGTGCTGCTCGAAGTCCTCGGAGTCCATGAATACGAAATCCGAGCCGTCGCGGTAGAGGTAGGTGGCGTCGCGCCGGTCGACGGTCGCGGTCTCCACCTTCACCCCGGCGTTGTAGGTCTTGTCGACGACCTTGCCCGACAGCACGTTCTTGAGCTTGGTACGCACAAACGCCGGGCCCTTGCCCGGTT
This is a stretch of genomic DNA from Mycobacterium sp. ELW1. It encodes these proteins:
- the nusB gene encoding transcription antitermination factor NusB, which translates into the protein MADRKGDKGRHQARKRAVDLLFEAEARGLTPAEVAEGRTALAEANVDVSALNPYTVTVAQGVTANTAHIDELITSHLQGWTLERLPAVDRAILRVAVWELLHAEDVPEPVAVDEAVELAKELSTDDSPGFVNGVLGQVMLVTPQIRAAAEAVRGPSPEA
- the efp gene encoding elongation factor P; the protein is MASTADFKNGLVLNIDGQLWQITEFQHVKPGKGPAFVRTKLKNVLSGKVVDKTYNAGVKVETATVDRRDATYLYRDGSDFVFMDSEDFEQHPLPEPLVGRLADFLLEGMPVQIAFNEGAPLYLELPVTVELEVASTEPGLQGDRSSAGTKPATLETGAEIQVPLFINTGDKLKVDSRDGSYLGRVNS